CTGATCGGGGGGCGTAACTGGGGCCTGGGTAGCAGCCGTGAGTACGCCCCGCAGGCGCTGAAGAAGTTGCAGGTGGGCGGGATCGTCGCGCCGAGTTTCGCGCGGATCCACTACCGCAACCTCCTGAACCTGGGCATTCCGGCGTTCGAGTACGACCTGACCGGGCTGCTGGAGGACGGCGCGGAGGTGTCCCTGGACGTGCCCACGGGAGTCCTGACGTACGCGGGCGGGACAGTGCAGCTGCCGCCGCCGCCGGAGTTCCTGCGTGAGGCGCTGGCCGAGGGGAGCATCCTGGCGTTCTTCAAGAAGCACGGGCGTTTTCCCGGCGAGCCCGCCTAAACTGGGTGTATGGCGACCCTTGAGATTGATTGCCCCATCTGTGCCGAGGTGCTGGAACTGACCGATCAGGACCGCGCGGAGCTTCAGGTGGGGGACGTGATCGTGTGTTCCTCCTGTCATTCGGAAATGGAGGTGACCCGCAACGACGGCGGCGAGGACTTCGAACTGGAACTGCTGGGCGCGATGACGACCTGCCCGAACTGCGACGAGGAGTTCGAGGTGACGGCCGAGATGCTGCAGGCGGCCCCGATGACCCGTGCGCAGGACGGCGTGGAGGTCGCGCTCATGACCTGCCCGCACTGCCGCGCGAAGTTCGAGCTTGAACTGGCGGACGACGAGGGGTAAGTCCCCTAGACAATAACAAACGATAAGCTCGATATCGTTTAGCCTATCAAACGCAAGGAGTGATTATGGCTACCGTTCAATTTGAAAACCCCGATACCGGCGCGACCATCGAACTGACCAACCCCGAACTGGGCGAACTCGTCATCGACGACGAGACCGGCGTGGAATATGAGGTCGTCTCCATCGACCCCCCCCGCCTCGAAGCCGCCCCGCAGGAAGCGGAGGACTGGGGCGAGTAAAGCGGACACAGCTGGCGGTCAACCCGGTGGTCCGGCAGCTGAGGGCGCAGTCCCCGAAGGTGTCGGACCCGAGCGGAGCGAGAACCCGATCCCAGCAGCGATCCGAAGTGGAAGGAACGGGCGTGGTGTTCGCCCGTTTCTGAAGCGGAGGATCGCTGCTGGCCCCAGGCACCTCTGCCGTCTGACCGCCCGCCCGCTTTCCCCCAGGAGACCAGCATGGCCGACCTCGCCGTCCTGTACGACCGCATCCGCCCCGACGAGAAGATGCTCTTCGAGGCCCTCGACGACCTCGGCGTTCCCTATGACAAGGTCTACACCCCCCAGCTGAAGGTCACCTTCGACGAGCAGGGCCGCGCGAACGTGCCCTGGAAGGTCGCCATCGAACGCTGCGTCAGCCAGAGCCGCGGGCACGGCGTGACCCGCGCGCTGGAGGGCTTCGGGGTGAAGGTCATCAACCCCGCGCACGTCATCGAACTGTGCGGCGACAAGCTCGCCACGAACGCCGCCCTGCACGCCCACGGCCTCCCCACGCCCCGCACTGGGGTGGCCTTCGACGGCGACACCGCCCTGACCCTCATCGAGGAGATGGGCTACCCGGTCGTCCTGAAACCCACCGTGGGCTCGTGGGGCCGCATGGTCAGCCGCCTGAACGACCGCGCCGCCGCCGAGGCCGTCATCGAACACAAGGAAGTCCTGGGTGGGCCACAGCACGGGATCTTCTACGTGCAGGAACTCATCAACAAGCCCGGCCGGGACATCCGCGCGTTCGTGGTGGGCGGCGTGTGCATCGGCGCGATCTACCGCACCAGCGAACACTGGATCACGAACACCGCGCGCGGCGCGAAGGCCAGCAACTGCCCCGTCACGCCCGAGATGGCCGACCTCGCCGTGCGGGCCGCCGCCGCCGTGCACGGGCAGATCGTCGCCATCGACCTCGTCGAGGACCCCGCCGCACAGAACGAGTGGGGCGGCCTGAAGATCATCGAGATCAACCACACCATGGAATTCAAGAACTCGGTCGCCACGACCGGCGTGAACATTCCGCGCCTGATGGGCGAATACGCGATCAGCCTGCTGTAGGCGGCAAGCAAAGGAGGCTCGGTGCGCTACACACCGGGCCTCCCACGGCTGTGCGTTCAGTCCAGCACGTCGATGCCCGCCGCGCGGACCCGGTCGCGCACGTCACGCACGCCGTCCCCGTTGACGCGCATCACGAAGCGGCGGCGGCCGTTCTCGCCGCCGAACGTCGCGACGCTGATGATGTTGCTGGGCAGGATCGCCCCGGTCGCGCGTTCCAGGCTGCCCGGCACGTCCGGCATGTCCAGCGTCAGGCGGTGCCCACCCTCGCGCATGCCCAGGATGCCCGTGAACGCCCGCAGGATGTCCATGGTCGTGATGATCCCGCTCAGCTGCCCCGCGTCGTTCAGGACCGGCAGGCCCCCCACGTGGTGCTCCTGCATGCGCAGCGCGGCGTCCTCCATGTACTCGCCCTCGGCCGCCGTGATGACGGGGCGGGCCATCATCTCGTCCACCGTCAGCTTGCTCAGCAGGTAGTTCAGTTCCCACACGCTGAGGGTCGTGGCCTTGCTGGGCATGGCGTCCTTCAGGTCCTTGCGGGTCGTGATGCCCACCAATCGCCCCTGCGCGTCCAGCACCGGCAGGCGCCGGAAGCCGCCCTCCTTGAGGATCTTCAGGGCGTCCATCACGGGCGTGTCGGGGGAGACGGTCACCGGGTTGCGGGTCATCCAGTCGCGAACGAGCATGCCCGCAGTGTACCCACTGCGCGCCGTCACACGTCCCGTCCCCCGGAATGGGAACGGTATGTGAAGCCCGTCAGGCGCCCTTCATTCGGCTCAGAAAGGCGCATGCTACGTTTCCAGGCATGAAGATCAGCTCGAAACTCGTCGCCCCCGTGGCGCTCGCCGCTGCGTTCGGCCTCGGCATGGTCGCTCCCCACGCCCAGACCACCCCCCAGAAGGTCGCGTTCGTGGACGTCAGCAAGCTCCTGACCGCGCACCCCAACGACAAGGCCATCAAGGACATCCAGGCGAAAGCTGAAGCGGAACTCGGCGCGATCGACAAGCAGATCAAGGCCATCGACGCCAAGGGCGCGAACGCCACCGCCGCCGAGAAGCAGACCCGCGACACGCTCGTCAAGACCATCCAGGCCAAGGCCGCCGACTACGACAAGCAGATCGACCCCAAGGTCACCCAGATCGAGCAGGCCGTCGACAAGGCCGTGAACGCCGTCGCCAAGAGCAACGGGTACAGCATCGTCATGGACAAGGGCGTCGCCGCCAAGAGTGGCCTCGTCATCTACGCCGACGACAGCACCGACCTGACCAGCGCCGTCGTCAAGAACATCAAGTAACCCACCCAGCGCCGGTCAAAGCCTGCCCGCAGGCCAGACCGGCGCTGCGCTTTACATGGAGGTTCACATGAACCGATTCCTGATCCTCGCACCACTGGCGCTTCTCGCGACCGTGCCCCACGCGCAGCAGAGCAAGAACCGCGTGGGCGTCGTGAACGTCCAGAACGTCATCAAGAACATGAGTGGCAGCAAGACCTACCTGGACCTGAACACCAAGTCCAGCGCCGACCTCAAGGCCCGGCAGGCCACCCTGCAGACCCTGGCTGGCAAGGCCGCGAAAGGCACCGCCGCCGACAAGGCCGCGCTCACCAAGGCCCAGCAGGACTACGCCAAGGTCCGCGACGGGTACGTCAAGCAGATCGACGCGGCCTTCAAGCCCCTGGCCACCAAGGTCAACACGGCCGTCGCCAAGGTCGCGAAGACCAACGGCTACAGCATCGTGCTGGACGCGAACGTCGCGAACGCCACGAACCTGATCGTCCACGCGAACACCGCCGTGGACCTCACCCAGGCCGTGCTGAAGGAAGTCAAGTAACCGCCTACACCAGTGAACAGAGGAGGGGGAGACCGGTGATCGGCTCCCCCTCTTCGACTGTGCGTGCCCGCAGGATCAGAGTTTGACGGTCTCGTTCTCACCCTGGTGGGCGTGCTCGCCAGTCACGAGGCCCCTGGCGATCTGGATGAGGCTGCGGACCTTGCCGTCGCTCTCCCAGTATTCCGCGCCGTTCGCGGCGATGTGGATCAACTGGATGTTCGGGTCTTCCTTGCCCTGCGGGAAGTACGCCTTGTACATGTCGCTCCAGAGTTCGTCCAGCTTGGCGCGGTCCTCGACCAGTTTCGCCTCGCCGTTCACGCTGACGTACACGCCCTTGTCGGGGCGGGCGTAGCTGACGTTCACCTGTGGGTGGGCGCGCATCGCGGCGACCTGCTCGGTGTCCTTCCCGCCGATGAACCAGATGTCCCCGTCGAATTCCACCTCCTGGGTGGTCATGGGGTGCGCGTGCAGGTGACCCTCGGCCGTCTGGACGGTCAGCATGGCGAACTTCACGCCCTCGATCATGTCGGCCAGTTTCTTCACGTCATCGGAGTGCTGCTGTGTCATGCCCGGAGCCTCCCACCCGAGTGCAGCGCAGAATGCAGCCGTCGGCACCGTGTGAACGCCTCCCGAAGCCCTCGTGAACGCCCCCTCACGGTGACATGAGGGGCACGCGGTAATCAGGCGGACAGCCCCAGCGCCTCCTGCAATTCCCGGTGCGAGCGCAGCACCCGCGCCGCCCCGATGGCCTGCATCTGCGCGGCGCTGTCCGGGTGGATGTGTCCGGCGGCGAGCAGCGCGAACAGGGTCGCGCCCGCCGCCACCCCGGCGGTGCCGCCCGGCACGGAATCCTCGACGACCACGCAGCGCGTGACGTCCACGCCCAGCCGGGCCGCCGCGAACACGTACAGCTCGGGGTGCGGCTTGCCCCGCCCGCCCACCCACGACGGATCGTAGGCGTGTTCCCCGACCAGGTCCGCCAGTCCCGACGCGCGGAGCTTCAGGTGCAGTCGCCCCCTTTCACTGTTGCTCGCCACCGCGAACGGAATGCCCGCCGCGCGCAGGGCCAGCAGCGTCTCCCGCGCGCCCTGAATGGCCGGGAGGTCATGGAACGCCTGATTGAAGCGTTCCTCCAGCACTGGCAGGAACGCGTCGGACGCCGTCCAGCCGTGCAGCTCCTGAAGGCGCAGCAGCACGTTCGGGAACGTCTGCCCGACTGCCAGATGCGAGAACTCGTTCGCCGGAATGGGCAGGCCGTGCTCGGCCAGCGTCCGCACCCACACCCCCTCTCGGCGAGGTGCTCGCTGTCCACCAGCACGCCGTCCAGATCGAACAGAACCCCCTCGAACGGCATCAGGTGTCGCTGTCCGGGCCGTGCTCCCAGCCCGCCAGGACGTGAATGTGCGTGTGGAAGATGACCTGACCGCCTCCGGTCCCGCAGTTCACGAGCAGCCGGTAATCCTCGGCGTGCATCCGCGCCACCTTCACCGCCGTCAGCCACAACTCGCCCATCTCGGCGGCGTCCGTGATCGCGTCCACGCGGGGCGTCATGCGCTTGGGAATCACCAGCAGGTGAATCGGGGCCTTCGGGGCGATGTCCCGGATGGCGATGTACTTCTCATCCTCGAACACGACGTCACTGGGAATCTCCCGCGCGATGATCCGCTCGAACAGGGTGGGCTGGTCACTCATGCCGCCCACTCTACCCACCCCACTCGCCTTCATGTGGCATTCACGCTCAACCCGGCCGTGATCCAATCAGCTCCCCTCCCGCATATGGCTGGATGTCAAGAACGAACCCCGCCACCCGGCAGCGGTTCACCCACCCCACCTCCCACCCCCGAACCGGACGCCCCGCAAGAGGCGTTCACGGGCGACCACACCCAGGAGCACCACCATGAGCCACGACACCGAACAGCAGATCATCACCGACGCCACCAACGAAACCGCCATGAACCGCCGCGCCGCCATGGGCTTCCTCGGCAAACTCGGCCTCGGCGCCGCCGCCATGGGCCTCGCCGCGGGCAGCACCGCCAGCGCCGCTCCCGCCAAGAACATCGACGGAGACGTCCTGAACTTCGCCCTGAACCTCGAATACCTCGAAGCGGCCTTCTACCTCGCCGCCGTGGGCCGCGTGAACGAACTGCGCAAGATCGGCGGCGGCGCCGACATCCGCCTGCCCGCCGGGCTCGACCAGGACCGCGGCATGCAGTTCAAGGACGGCAACGTCCAGGCCCTCGCCCGCGACATCGCCGAGGACGAACTGCAGCACGTCAAGTTCCTGCACGGCGCACTCGGCAAGGCCGCCGCGCCCCGCCCCGTCATCGACCTGAACGGCGCCTTCCGCGCCGCCGGACAGGCCGCCAGCGGCGGGAAGATCGACGGCTTCAACCCCTTCGCCAACGACCTGTTCTTCCTGCACGGCGCGTTCATCTTCGAGGACGTGGGCGTCACTGCCTACAACGGCGCCGCGACCCTGATCACGAACCCCGCGTACCTGCAGGCGGCCGCCGGCATCCTCGCCGTCGAGGCGTACCACGGCGGCGCGATCCGCAGCATGCTCTTCCAGCAGCGTCAGGTCAGCGCCGCCGCCGGACTGTACGTCGGGCAGGTCGTCCAGGCCATCAGCAACCTGCGCGGCAAGGTCGGCGGCATGAAAGACCAGGGCCTCACGGATGCCAAGGGCATGGCCGTCATCGCCCCCGCCGACGCGAACGGCATCGCCTTCCCCCGCAGCACCCGCGAAGTGCTGAACATCGTCTACCTCGCCCCCGGCGCGAAGAAAGGCGGCTTCTACCCCAACGGCCTGAACGGCAACATCAAGTAAGCGGCCAGGCGAGGGGGATGGAGCAGGGACGCGCTTCATTCCCCTCCCTGTATGGATAGGCCAGCGTGAACCGGCGGCCTTGACGCATCGGCCCACCAACTCGTGTCGATCCAGCCGTTTCGAGACGGAAGCAGCAGACCTCCAGGCGTGATTCACCATGCCCGGAGGTCTGCTGCTCATCCGGAACGGGAGGTCTGTTAGAGCGAGCCGCCACAGCCCGGCTCATCGCCTGAGGTCAGAACGGAACTGGTCGCACATCACACCAAACTCCTGTTGAAGCGCAGGGGACAGTTCAGCGGTCGTGAAATACCACTTCCGTGCACTGTCGCTGATGGGAAGGTCCGCAAGGCTCGACACTTCCGCCTCTACCCCGAAACACTTCAATTCCTCGCGACTCGGAGCCCAGAAATATGGAAGTGGCAGCCCTGGAAGGCGGCGCGCGCCATCCGTTGCGGCCCGCTGGGCGAACACGGACTCGACCGCCCTGCCCGAAAAAACCACGAAATTAGGATTTAACCCGAACTCCTGGGCAAAGGCAGCGCGGTCGCTCGCCGCATCTGATCTGCATCCGAGCAGACCCGTACAGGGCGCGACGTACGTAGACTGCTCACCGCCATGAAACAGCAGAATCGTCGGTTGTCCCCACTGCGCGCCCGGTACCCCGGCCACATAATTTGCGCACGAGCTGACGCAGTACCCTCTGATCGTCAGGTTGATGCGGTGGGATTTCATCCAACGGGCAATCTGCTGCGCTTCTTCTGAACGCCCACCGAAACTCTGGAAGATCAGTTTCGACCCATCAGGCACCTCCTTCCTGAGACGTTCCGCAGTGCCGAAATTGATTGGCCCGACGAACGAGTAGGCCCCCAGTCGGGCATCGTATGTGATCTCCGGCTGCTGAGTCAGGAGTTTGACGTACGTGCATGACGACAGCGCGAGCAGCACGCTGCCCACCACGAGCGCGCGCAGGCCGAGAACACCGGAGGGTACTCTTCGGCCCCACAGTGGCTTGAACATGCCGTGAATTGTAGTTGCCGAACAGCCTTGCCAGGAACGAACCTGGGCGATGCGGCCGTGACATGGAGCCGATGTCCCCGACCGCGACCCCCACAACGGGAGGGCTTACGGTTGCTCCGCTGGAGCGCCGACCAGCATGCGCGGCGACAACCCCCGTGGCCGGTTCTCCTCCTACCCAGAGCACCCGGTACTCCAGTCCATCCGGCCGAATTCCGGCAGATTTACCCTGCGTCGGTCAGTACCTCACCGCTCTGACCGGCGGGTGTTGTCCAGCGCCGCCCGGTACGACTCCACCGACTCGCCGGGGCAGGACAATGGATGCAGCTGCACCAGCTGCCGCCACGACTCGACCCGCTGGTCGTCCAGCATCACCTGCGGTTTGGGCAGGAACGCCGTGAACATGCCCTCCAGGCCCACCTCACGCGCACTGTCCCGCGCGTACTCGGCCCCACCGGAACTCCAGCAGTACAACTCCGAGCCCTGCGCCGCCAGCTCCCGCACATGTGCGATCGCGCCGGGAATCGGCACCCGCGACCGCCCCACGTTCCGCACCAGCGTCTCGTCCACATCCACGTACACGATCAATGGGGTAGGGGTCATCAGATCACTTCTCTGTAGGCGACGCTCTGGCTGCGGTTCTGGAGTTCGCTGCGGAGGTACTGGAGGCGGGGGTGTTCCAGTTTCGGGTCGTGCGCGAGGATGTGTTTGGCGAGTTCGCGGGCCTGTTCGATGATCTGCGTGTCGTTGGCGAGGTCGGCGAGGCGCAGGTCGGGGATGCCGCTCTGGCGGGTGCCGCGGATCTCGCCGGGGCCGCGGAGTTTCAGGTCGGCTTCCGCGATGACGAAGCCGTCGGTGCTGCTTTCGATGATCTTGAGGCGCTGACGGGTTTTCTTGCTGTGTTCCCCGGCGATGAGGACGCAGTAGCTCTGGGCGCTGCCCCGGCCGACGCGGCCGCGCAGCTGGTGCAGCTGGGCGAGGCCGAAGCGTTCGGCGTTCTCGATGACCATGACGGTGGCGTTGGGGACGTCCACGCCGACCTCGATGACGGTGGTGGACACGAGGATGTCGAAGTCGTGCGCGCGGAAGCGGTCCATGACATGGTCTTTCTCGGCGGCGCTCATCTTTCCGTGCAGCAGGTCGATGCGCGCTTCGGGGAGGATGGTCTTGAGGTCGTCGGCGAGCTGCGTGGCGGCGAGGAGTTCGAGGTTCTCGTTCTCCTCGATGAGGGCCGTGACGACGAACGCCTGCCGCCCCTCGCGGATCTGGCGCATGACGAATCCATACGCCTGCTGCCGGGCGGTGTCCTGGATGAGTTTGGTTTCGATGGGCGTGCGGCCTGGTGGGAGTTCGTCGATGATGCTGAGTTCCAGGTCGCCGTACGCGGTGAGCGCCAGCGAGCGGGGGATTGGCGTGGCGCTCATGACGAGCACGTCGGGGCGGCCCGCGAGGAGTTTGCGGCGCTGCTGCACGCCGAAGCGGTGTTCCTCGTCCACGACGGCCAGCCCGAGGTTGTCGAAGCGGACGTTCTCCTGAATGAGCGCCTGGGTGCCCACGACGACGTCCACGTCCCCTTCCGCGATGCGGGTCTGCATTTCCAGTTTCGTCTTGGGGGTCATCGCGCCGATCAGCAGGCCCACGCGGATGTCGAGCTGCCCGAGGTACCCGACGAGGTTCGCGTAGTGCTGCCGCGCGAGGATCTCGGTGGGGGCCATCAGCGCGCCCTGGTAGCCGTCCCGCACGGCGAGGTACAGGGCGCAGGCGGCCACGGCGGTCTTCCCGCTGCCGACGTCTCCCTGGACGAGGCGGGCCATCTGGCGGTCGCTGCGCATGTCGTCCGTGATTTCCAGCAGGACGCGCCGCTGCGCGTTCGTGAAGCGGAAGGGAAGGGCGCCCTCGAAGGTGTGGATGTCGTCGCCCCTGGCGTTGAAGCGTTTGCCCTGCAGCACGGCGTCCTCGCCCTGGAGGAGCATGCGGAGTTCCAGGAACAGGTACTCGTCGAAGCGCAGGCGGTGGTTCGCGCGGCTCAGGTGCGCCTCGTCCGCGGGGAAGTGGATGCCCCACAGCGCGTCGCTCAGGTCCGTCACGCCGTACTGCCGCCGCCAGTGAGCGGGCAGGTAATCGTCCAGTGGCACGGCCTGCAGGGTGCGGAACGCGGCGCGACGCAGGAACTCCTGCGAGATACCGTCCTTCGCGTCGTACACGCCCACGATCCGCCCGGTCGATAGGGAATCCTGCGCGCCGTCCACCGTCTCCAGGTGCTCCACGCTCAGCTGCACGGTCCGCCCGAAGCGTTTCACGCGGCCCGTCAGGACCAGCCGCGCCCCCTCGCGCAGCTGCTTTTCCACCCACGGCTGATTGAACCACGTCGCCTTCACGCGGCCCCCGGACGGCGTTTCCAGCGTCACGTCCAGGATCTGCATGCCGGGCTTGGGACTGCGGCGGGACTTGGCGACCACGCGGCCCTCCACCGTGACCTTCTGCCCCTCCTCGACCTCGGACAGGTCGGGCAGGGCGCGGCGGTCCTCGTGGCGGTGCGGGTAGGCGTGCAGCACGTCGCGCAGCAGGTGCAGGCCCAGTGTGTGCAGCTTGCGCGCGCCGCCGGGGCCAGTGTCGAGCCGCTCGACCGGCGCGTCTGGCGGGAGGCGCTCGCCGGGCTCGGCGGTGGGCACGGCGACCCGCTTGGCGACCGGGGCGGCGCGGGTCGCGGTCTTCTGGCTGTCGGGTTCGGTCAGCAGGTCCAGCGCCGCGCGCAGGGCCACCTCGCGCCCCTGGGCGTCCAGGCCCGCGTACCCAGCCAGGGCCTCACGCACCTTCGGGAAGGGGTTCCCCAGCGGCGAGGCCAGCAGTTTCTCCACGCCGCCCGCCACCACGCGGTTCTGGCAGCCAGACGCCAGCTCTGCCGCCAGGGGTCGCCGCAGTTTCTCCCGTAATTCCGCCACCGTCGCCATCGAGCACACAGCCTAGCAGAGCGGACTAGATTATGTGCGGGACAGAATGCTGGTGGGTCGAAGGGTCTAAGCATCAAAGGGAAATACCGTAGACGCTTGGACCCTCGACCCTCAGACCTCAATTCAGCGTCTTCGCTGTCGTCGGGACCTGTCCCAGCAGGTGGTCCAGCCGGTCCAGCAGTGTCCGGGCGCGCAGGGCGTCCTCGCGGGCCTCGGGGCTCAGCGGCAGGACACTCGCGGCGAAACTGGCGATCAGGAGGGGGTCCTCCGGGCGGCGGCGGCGCGCAGCGCGTCGGTGTTCTCCGGGTTCAGGCGCAGCAGCGCGGACAGGAGTTCACGCGCGGTGGCGTGAGCGGCTCCCTCGGCCTCGGCGGGGCTCAGGTCGCCTTCGGCCTCCAGCGGCCACAGGGCGACGTCGGCGCTCAGGTACGCGTGGTCCGTGTGGAACTCCTGCACCTGGAAGCGGTCGCCGCCCGCGATGATGATCGTGCTCGTGCCGTCCTCGTGCGGATCGGCGTGCCGCAGGTGCGCCAGCGTGCCCACGCGCGACACCCGGTCCTGAAAGGGCAGGTCCGACTCCTTCGACGTCTGGAGGATCCGCACGATCCCGAACGGCTCCCCGCTGGCCTGCACGTCCGCCAGCAGCGTGCGGTACCGGGGTTCGAACACGTACAGCGGCAGCACCACGCCCGGGAACAGCACCAGATTCGGCAGGGGAAACAGCGGAACGCGCATAGGCTGTTATGCTGGCGCGTTCCGCTCCGCGCGACTTGAGCGCATCCCACAGAAGAAAAGAAGTTTTGACTGGATTCTCACGTCCCGGAGGGCGTCGCGTCCGGTGTCTTCTTCCGCTTCGGTTTTTTCGGCGGTGGTGGAGGGGGCGCCCCCCAGGCCGTCAGGTCGTCCGGGGTGGCGCCCAGGGTCAGCAGCGTGGCGCTGTCCTGCGGGGTCAGCGGGGCGGTGGTCAGCAGGTCCGGGCGG
This region of Deinococcus sp. JMULE3 genomic DNA includes:
- a CDS encoding CBS and ACT domain-containing protein, producing MLVRDWMTRNPVTVSPDTPVMDALKILKEGGFRRLPVLDAQGRLVGITTRKDLKDAMPSKATTLSVWELNYLLSKLTVDEMMARPVITAAEGEYMEDAALRMQEHHVGGLPVLNDAGQLSGIITTMDILRAFTGILGMREGGHRLTLDMPDVPGSLERATGAILPSNIISVATFGGENGRRRFVMRVNGDGVRDVRDRVRAAGIDVLD
- a CDS encoding homoaconitate hydratase (catalyzes the formation of homoisocitrate from cis-homoaconitate), giving the protein MPRIWKFGDSVNTDDILPGKFAPFMAGEDVFQTFAFHYIRPEFAAAVQPGDVLIGGRNWGLGSSREYAPQALKKLQVGGIVAPSFARIHYRNLLNLGIPAFEYDLTGLLEDGAEVSLDVPTGVLTYAGGTVQLPPPPEFLREALAEGSILAFFKKHGRFPGEPA
- a CDS encoding OmpH family outer membrane protein → MNRFLILAPLALLATVPHAQQSKNRVGVVNVQNVIKNMSGSKTYLDLNTKSSADLKARQATLQTLAGKAAKGTAADKAALTKAQQDYAKVRDGYVKQIDAAFKPLATKVNTAVAKVAKTNGYSIVLDANVANATNLIVHANTAVDLTQAVLKEVK
- the lysX gene encoding lysine biosynthesis protein LysX yields the protein MADLAVLYDRIRPDEKMLFEALDDLGVPYDKVYTPQLKVTFDEQGRANVPWKVAIERCVSQSRGHGVTRALEGFGVKVINPAHVIELCGDKLATNAALHAHGLPTPRTGVAFDGDTALTLIEEMGYPVVLKPTVGSWGRMVSRLNDRAAAEAVIEHKEVLGGPQHGIFYVQELINKPGRDIRAFVVGGVCIGAIYRTSEHWITNTARGAKASNCPVTPEMADLAVRAAAAVHGQIVAIDLVEDPAAQNEWGGLKIIEINHTMEFKNSVATTGVNIPRLMGEYAISLL
- a CDS encoding ferritin-like domain-containing protein translates to MSHDTEQQIITDATNETAMNRRAAMGFLGKLGLGAAAMGLAAGSTASAAPAKNIDGDVLNFALNLEYLEAAFYLAAVGRVNELRKIGGGADIRLPAGLDQDRGMQFKDGNVQALARDIAEDELQHVKFLHGALGKAAAPRPVIDLNGAFRAAGQAASGGKIDGFNPFANDLFFLHGAFIFEDVGVTAYNGAATLITNPAYLQAAAGILAVEAYHGGAIRSMLFQQRQVSAAAGLYVGQVVQAISNLRGKVGGMKDQGLTDAKGMAVIAPADANGIAFPRSTREVLNIVYLAPGAKKGGFYPNGLNGNIK
- a CDS encoding pyridoxamine 5'-phosphate oxidase family protein; its protein translation is MTQQHSDDVKKLADMIEGVKFAMLTVQTAEGHLHAHPMTTQEVEFDGDIWFIGGKDTEQVAAMRAHPQVNVSYARPDKGVYVSVNGEAKLVEDRAKLDELWSDMYKAYFPQGKEDPNIQLIHIAANGAEYWESDGKVRSLIQIARGLVTGEHAHQGENETVKL
- a CDS encoding HAD family hydrolase, which encodes MRTLAEHGLPIPANEFSHLAVGQTFPNVLLRLQELHGWTASDAFLPVLEERFNQAFHDLPAIQGARETLLALRAAGIPFAVASNSERGRLHLKLRASGLADLVGEHAYDPSWVGGRGKPHPELYVFAAARLGVDVTRCVVVEDSVPGGTAGVAAGATLFALLAAGHIHPDSAAQMQAIGAARVLRSHRELQEALGLSA
- a CDS encoding histidine triad nucleotide-binding protein gives rise to the protein MSDQPTLFERIIAREIPSDVVFEDEKYIAIRDIAPKAPIHLLVIPKRMTPRVDAITDAAEMGELWLTAVKVARMHAEDYRLLVNCGTGGGQVIFHTHIHVLAGWEHGPDSDT
- a CDS encoding LON peptidase substrate-binding domain-containing protein, translating into MRVPLFPLPNLVLFPGVVLPLYVFEPRYRTLLADVQASGEPFGIVRILQTSKESDLPFQDRVSRVGTLAHLRHADPHEDGTSTIIIAGGDRFQVQEFHTDHAYLSADVALWPLEAEGDLSPAEAEGAAHATARELLSALLRLNPENTDALRAAAARRTPS
- a CDS encoding OmpH family outer membrane protein, yielding MKISSKLVAPVALAAAFGLGMVAPHAQTTPQKVAFVDVSKLLTAHPNDKAIKDIQAKAEAELGAIDKQIKAIDAKGANATAAEKQTRDTLVKTIQAKAADYDKQIDPKVTQIEQAVDKAVNAVAKSNGYSIVMDKGVAAKSGLVIYADDSTDLTSAVVKNIK
- the lysW gene encoding lysine biosynthesis protein LysW, which produces MATVQFENPDTGATIELTNPELGELVIDDETGVEYEVVSIDPPRLEAAPQEAEDWGE
- a CDS encoding DUF705 domain-containing protein, which gives rise to MTPTPLIVYVDVDETLVRNVGRSRVPIPGAIAHVRELAAQGSELYCWSSGGAEYARDSAREVGLEGMFTAFLPKPQVMLDDQRVESWRQLVQLHPLSCPGESVESYRAALDNTRRSER
- the recG gene encoding ATP-dependent DNA helicase RecG is translated as MATVAELREKLRRPLAAELASGCQNRVVAGGVEKLLASPLGNPFPKVREALAGYAGLDAQGREVALRAALDLLTEPDSQKTATRAAPVAKRVAVPTAEPGERLPPDAPVERLDTGPGGARKLHTLGLHLLRDVLHAYPHRHEDRRALPDLSEVEEGQKVTVEGRVVAKSRRSPKPGMQILDVTLETPSGGRVKATWFNQPWVEKQLREGARLVLTGRVKRFGRTVQLSVEHLETVDGAQDSLSTGRIVGVYDAKDGISQEFLRRAAFRTLQAVPLDDYLPAHWRRQYGVTDLSDALWGIHFPADEAHLSRANHRLRFDEYLFLELRMLLQGEDAVLQGKRFNARGDDIHTFEGALPFRFTNAQRRVLLEITDDMRSDRQMARLVQGDVGSGKTAVAACALYLAVRDGYQGALMAPTEILARQHYANLVGYLGQLDIRVGLLIGAMTPKTKLEMQTRIAEGDVDVVVGTQALIQENVRFDNLGLAVVDEEHRFGVQQRRKLLAGRPDVLVMSATPIPRSLALTAYGDLELSIIDELPPGRTPIETKLIQDTARQQAYGFVMRQIREGRQAFVVTALIEENENLELLAATQLADDLKTILPEARIDLLHGKMSAAEKDHVMDRFRAHDFDILVSTTVIEVGVDVPNATVMVIENAERFGLAQLHQLRGRVGRGSAQSYCVLIAGEHSKKTRQRLKIIESSTDGFVIAEADLKLRGPGEIRGTRQSGIPDLRLADLANDTQIIEQARELAKHILAHDPKLEHPRLQYLRSELQNRSQSVAYREVI